One stretch of Thermanaerosceptrum fracticalcis DNA includes these proteins:
- a CDS encoding protein arginine kinase yields MIDNIFTRARSSWTKNEGPLNHIVISSRVRLARNLEKIPMPPFQNESQSHTVLERTKKAVEAVKLTGNTELFFLRLSELPALEKQILLEKHLISPEHLEEKPNRGLAISADETISIMVNEEDHLRLQVLLPGLQLDKAWEKADKIDNLLEEYLEFAFCEKKGYLTACPTNVGTGLRASVMVHIPTLVMTRQATKIFHTLGQLGFAVRGLYGEGTESKGSIFQVSNQITLGEKETEIIQNLSSVTRQIVDKEEEMRKILLKEMPLQLTDRVGRAYGILSNAAILSSEEALNLLSDLRLGVDLGLVKLNLKQENLTELMVLAQPGFLQKYAGKPMDALERDATRAKLFVEKLKQGGYN; encoded by the coding sequence ATGATTGATAATATTTTTACACGGGCCCGCAGCAGTTGGACTAAAAATGAGGGTCCCCTTAATCATATTGTTATTAGTTCTCGTGTTCGTCTGGCCAGGAACCTCGAAAAAATCCCCATGCCTCCCTTTCAAAATGAATCGCAGAGTCATACCGTCCTGGAGAGAACGAAGAAGGCTGTGGAGGCTGTTAAGCTTACCGGGAATACCGAGCTGTTCTTTTTGCGTCTTAGTGAATTGCCGGCATTAGAAAAACAGATACTATTGGAAAAACATTTAATCAGTCCGGAACACTTAGAGGAAAAACCTAATAGAGGGCTGGCCATCAGCGCAGATGAGACCATCAGCATTATGGTAAATGAAGAGGACCACCTGCGTCTCCAGGTCTTACTTCCCGGTTTACAGCTTGATAAGGCCTGGGAGAAGGCTGATAAAATTGATAATCTCCTGGAAGAATACCTGGAGTTTGCCTTCTGTGAAAAGAAGGGTTATCTTACCGCTTGCCCTACCAACGTGGGAACAGGATTAAGAGCAAGTGTCATGGTCCATATTCCCACCCTGGTGATGACCAGACAGGCTACGAAAATATTCCACACGCTGGGCCAGTTAGGTTTCGCTGTACGGGGCCTTTATGGTGAGGGAACTGAATCGAAAGGAAGCATATTCCAGGTATCCAATCAGATTACCTTAGGGGAGAAAGAAACCGAAATCATCCAAAATCTTTCCAGTGTAACCCGGCAGATTGTTGATAAAGAAGAAGAGATGAGAAAAATACTGTTAAAGGAAATGCCTTTACAACTAACCGACCGTGTAGGAAGAGCCTATGGTATCTTGAGTAATGCAGCTATTTTAAGTTCGGAAGAAGCCTTAAATCTCCTCTCCGATTTAAGATTGGGCGTCGACCTTGGCTTGGTGAAACTTAATCTAAAGCAGGAGAACCTTACAGAATTGATGGTATTGGCCCAACCGGGTTTTTTACAGAAGTATGCAGGGAAACCCATGGATGCTTTAGAAAGAGATGCCACGAGAGCAAAATTATTTGTAGAGAAATTAAAACAAGGAGGATATAATTAA
- a CDS encoding shikimate dehydrogenase produces the protein MDKFAFVIHPITIEDVTRKFPVAKRLPQFVVERALRLLPPFKVSDITGVKASGNEIAGEFIACPLTSGQLLGLPGEVTLQKIIHSVKLAEKNGARIVGLGALTSVVGDAGITVAKNVGVPVTTGNSYTVYTALEGTRKAAQLMNMEWSKANIVILGATGSIGSVCAQFIARENRYLTLVARQQSKLEGLANKLLYEYGVAVKITSNIREAIRKADIIIAVTSSLDAVVHPEDLKPGSIVCDVARPRDVSYRVALERNDVLVIEGGVVDVPGDPDFHFNFGFPRGKAYACMAETMILTLEKKFVCFSLGREMTIEQVEEMGRLAGKHGFKLSGFRSFERALTMEEISSIQDNARRAQLKLTV, from the coding sequence ATGGATAAATTCGCCTTTGTCATACATCCTATCACTATAGAAGATGTTACAAGGAAATTCCCAGTTGCCAAACGTCTTCCCCAATTTGTAGTAGAGCGAGCCCTAAGGCTTTTGCCGCCTTTTAAAGTATCGGACATTACCGGGGTAAAGGCATCCGGTAATGAAATCGCAGGTGAATTTATCGCCTGTCCTCTTACCTCGGGTCAGCTGCTGGGCCTACCTGGGGAAGTAACCTTACAAAAAATTATTCACAGTGTAAAGCTGGCGGAAAAAAACGGCGCCCGCATTGTAGGATTAGGGGCGTTAACTTCCGTGGTGGGTGATGCAGGGATAACGGTAGCAAAAAATGTAGGAGTACCTGTAACTACGGGGAACAGTTACACGGTTTATACCGCTTTAGAAGGAACAAGAAAAGCCGCTCAACTCATGAATATGGAGTGGTCTAAAGCCAATATTGTTATTTTAGGAGCAACAGGTTCTATTGGCAGTGTCTGCGCTCAGTTCATTGCTAGGGAAAACCGTTACTTAACATTGGTGGCACGTCAGCAAAGCAAGCTGGAGGGTTTAGCTAATAAACTGTTATATGAATATGGTGTGGCTGTGAAAATTACTTCGAATATACGGGAAGCCATACGCAAAGCGGATATTATCATCGCCGTTACCTCATCTCTTGATGCAGTAGTACATCCGGAAGATCTAAAACCAGGCTCCATTGTATGCGATGTAGCGAGACCCAGAGATGTTTCCTACCGTGTAGCCTTAGAAAGAAACGATGTTCTCGTTATCGAAGGGGGCGTGGTTGATGTTCCCGGTGACCCCGATTTTCATTTTAACTTTGGCTTTCCCCGGGGCAAAGCCTATGCCTGTATGGCAGAAACAATGATTCTTACTTTAGAAAAAAAATTCGTATGTTTTTCCTTGGGAAGGGAAATGACTATAGAGCAGGTTGAGGAAATGGGCAGACTTGCCGGTAAACATGGTTTTAAACTTTCGGGATTCAGGAGTTTTGAAAGAGCTTTAACCATGGAAGAGATATCTAGCATCCAGGATAATGCCCGTCGAGCTCAATTAAAATTAACAGTATAG
- the greA gene encoding transcription elongation factor GreA — MTTEKEVILTLDGLKKLEQELENLKTVRRREVAERIKQAIEFGDISENSEYEDAKNEQAFIEGRILTLEKMLRNAKVIEQTENESNVVFIGAKVLLKDLEYGDELEYTIVGSAEADPMNNKISNESPVGKAILGKKEGEIVEVSVPAGKLKYKILNVG; from the coding sequence ATGACGACTGAAAAAGAAGTGATTCTGACTCTGGATGGATTGAAGAAACTGGAACAGGAGTTGGAAAACCTTAAGACGGTTAGACGCAGGGAAGTGGCAGAAAGAATCAAACAGGCCATTGAATTTGGCGATATTAGTGAAAACTCTGAATACGAAGACGCCAAGAACGAACAGGCCTTTATTGAGGGGAGAATTTTGACCCTGGAGAAGATGCTGCGTAATGCCAAGGTTATAGAACAGACAGAAAACGAGTCTAATGTTGTCTTTATTGGGGCCAAAGTACTTCTTAAAGACCTGGAATATGGTGATGAATTAGAATATACTATCGTGGGTTCTGCAGAAGCTGATCCCATGAATAATAAAATATCCAATGAATCTCCTGTGGGCAAAGCTATTTTAGGCAAAAAAGAGGGAGAAATAGTGGAAGTAAGTGTCCCGGCCGGCAAGTTGAAATATAAAATTTTAAATGTCGGCTAG
- a CDS encoding sigma-70 family RNA polymerase sigma factor — MNCMLSRLSEEELVQLAQQGNTDALEKLLFLYRGFIRYVSQKYYLKDGDQQDLLQEATIGLLEAIKAYDITAKVKFRNFAFLCIKRELDSAVSRSNRKKQQILNEAIPIYAYVDKENARYGTEYYAGDNLLKNEKDTPETNLLEREGLEELIAFLQKELTLLEQKVLMLRLEGRSYREITVILEIQAKAVDNAIQRIRRKVLLAYNKRKSA; from the coding sequence ATGAATTGTATGTTGTCACGTTTAAGTGAGGAAGAATTAGTTCAACTTGCACAACAGGGGAACACAGACGCCTTGGAAAAGCTCTTATTTTTATATCGGGGTTTCATCCGTTATGTCAGCCAGAAATACTACCTTAAGGATGGGGACCAGCAGGATTTATTACAGGAGGCAACGATTGGGCTCCTAGAAGCTATAAAAGCTTATGATATTACTGCAAAGGTAAAGTTTAGGAATTTTGCTTTTCTCTGTATAAAACGGGAACTGGATTCGGCGGTTAGCAGGTCAAACAGGAAAAAACAACAGATTCTTAATGAAGCCATCCCTATTTACGCTTATGTAGACAAAGAAAATGCCAGGTATGGTACAGAGTATTACGCGGGTGATAATTTGCTGAAAAACGAAAAGGATACACCGGAAACTAATCTCCTGGAACGTGAGGGACTGGAAGAACTTATTGCCTTTTTACAAAAGGAGCTGACCTTATTAGAACAAAAGGTCCTTATGCTGAGGTTAGAAGGCAGGAGTTATCGTGAAATAACGGTAATTCTGGAGATACAGGCTAAAGCAGTTGATAATGCCATACAACGGATTCGTAGAAAAGTACTGCTTGCTTATAATAAAAGGAAGAGCGCCTAG
- a CDS encoding ATP-dependent Clp protease ATP-binding subunit gives MFARFTQRAQHVIYLAKEEAKSLGHPAVGTEHLLLGLIRENEGIGAKALINLGLDLSTVRKTVTDLVAPGYETPAEIGLTPRAKKVFELANDEAQKWGVNYVGTEHLLLGLVREGEGVAAQVLADLGVTADAVRKQVLALLGGAGPMNNNLGGKKGVAKNTQTPNLNEYGRDLTGLAEDDKIDPVIGRAKEIERVIQVLSRRTKSNPVLIGEPGVGKTAIAEGLAQRIIKGQVPEILKGKRVVALDMASLVAGSKYRGDFEERLKKVLEEIRTSGNVILFIDEMHTLIGAGAAEGAIDAANILKPALARGEIQVIGATTLDEYRKHVEKDPALERRFQPVMVNEPTKEEAEAILLGLRDRYEAHHRVKITDGALKAAVELSDRYITDRFLPDKAIDLIDEAASKVRLKVVTTPPDVREIEAKIENLNKEKEAAIMAQEYEKAAELRDEEQKARKELERIKAQWEQEKIYNTPFVTEEDIAQVVSSWTGVPVQRLAEEESARLLKMEEILHRRVVGQDEAIKAVSRAIRRARAGLKDPKRPIGSFIFAGPTGVGKTELAKALAEVLFGDEDAIIRLDMSEYMEKHTVARLIGAPPGYIGHEEGGQLTEAVRRKPYSVILLDEIEKAHPDVFNTLLQVLEDGRLTDSKGRTVNFRNTVTIMTSNVGASTIKREPTVGFVTAIGEKDEYERMKNRIMEEMKKVFRPEFLNRIEEIIVFHPLNEEQLKEIVSLMVNSLAKRLLQQGITVEVTDKAKEVIAKEGYNPTYGARPLRRAIQNLIEDRLSEEMLKGTFKKGQKVVVDAEEGQIVVRVAVTQ, from the coding sequence ATGTTTGCGCGATTTACACAGCGTGCCCAGCACGTGATATACTTGGCAAAAGAAGAAGCAAAGTCCTTAGGACATCCGGCCGTAGGGACGGAACACCTCTTACTCGGGCTTATTCGTGAGAATGAGGGCATCGGGGCAAAGGCGCTGATTAACTTGGGGTTGGATTTAAGTACCGTTAGAAAAACCGTTACGGACCTGGTGGCACCTGGCTACGAGACACCTGCAGAAATTGGATTAACTCCAAGAGCGAAAAAGGTTTTTGAACTGGCCAATGATGAAGCCCAAAAATGGGGTGTAAACTATGTGGGGACAGAACATCTTCTCCTGGGGCTGGTGCGTGAAGGGGAAGGTGTGGCTGCCCAGGTTTTGGCCGATTTAGGAGTCACTGCCGATGCAGTGCGTAAACAGGTTTTAGCCCTTTTAGGCGGAGCGGGTCCTATGAATAACAACTTAGGCGGCAAGAAGGGAGTAGCCAAAAATACCCAAACGCCTAATCTCAATGAATATGGGCGGGATTTAACAGGACTGGCGGAGGATGACAAAATAGATCCTGTTATCGGCCGGGCTAAAGAAATTGAAAGAGTTATTCAGGTTTTGAGTAGAAGGACAAAAAGTAACCCGGTACTCATAGGTGAGCCCGGGGTAGGAAAGACGGCCATAGCAGAGGGCTTAGCCCAACGCATTATTAAAGGGCAGGTCCCCGAAATATTAAAAGGGAAAAGGGTTGTGGCTCTTGACATGGCTTCCCTGGTAGCCGGTTCTAAATACCGGGGTGATTTTGAGGAACGGCTCAAAAAAGTATTGGAAGAAATCAGAACCAGTGGCAATGTAATTTTATTTATAGATGAAATGCACACCCTCATTGGAGCGGGAGCGGCGGAGGGGGCTATTGATGCCGCCAATATCCTGAAACCAGCCCTGGCCCGTGGAGAAATTCAGGTTATAGGCGCCACTACCCTGGATGAATACCGTAAACACGTAGAAAAAGATCCTGCCCTGGAGAGAAGGTTCCAGCCCGTTATGGTCAATGAACCTACTAAAGAGGAGGCTGAGGCCATCCTGCTGGGATTAAGGGATCGCTATGAGGCTCATCACAGGGTAAAAATTACCGATGGGGCTTTAAAGGCAGCGGTGGAATTGTCGGACCGTTATATTACCGACCGTTTTCTCCCCGATAAGGCCATTGACTTAATTGATGAGGCTGCTTCCAAGGTGAGATTAAAAGTGGTTACTACACCGCCCGATGTTAGGGAAATTGAGGCTAAAATCGAAAACCTTAATAAGGAAAAAGAAGCAGCCATTATGGCTCAGGAGTATGAAAAAGCTGCCGAGCTTCGTGATGAAGAACAAAAGGCCAGAAAAGAGCTGGAGAGAATTAAGGCCCAGTGGGAGCAAGAGAAGATTTATAATACACCCTTTGTCACAGAAGAAGACATTGCTCAGGTTGTCTCTAGCTGGACCGGTGTTCCCGTACAGCGGCTGGCAGAGGAGGAATCTGCCCGTCTCCTGAAAATGGAGGAGATCTTACATCGGAGAGTCGTTGGGCAGGACGAGGCTATTAAAGCTGTTTCCAGGGCTATCAGAAGAGCAAGAGCCGGTTTGAAAGACCCCAAACGCCCCATAGGTTCATTTATTTTTGCCGGTCCCACAGGGGTAGGAAAAACAGAGCTGGCCAAAGCTCTGGCTGAAGTTCTTTTTGGTGATGAAGATGCCATTATCAGGCTGGATATGTCTGAATATATGGAGAAGCACACGGTGGCTAGATTGATCGGCGCACCTCCCGGGTATATAGGTCATGAAGAGGGAGGACAGTTGACAGAAGCGGTGCGCAGAAAGCCCTATTCCGTAATTCTTTTAGATGAGATTGAAAAAGCTCATCCCGATGTCTTTAATACACTTCTCCAGGTCCTTGAGGACGGTAGGCTTACTGATTCAAAAGGGCGGACCGTTAACTTTAGAAATACGGTAACCATCATGACCTCCAATGTGGGAGCAAGTACCATTAAAAGGGAGCCTACAGTAGGTTTTGTTACTGCTATCGGGGAAAAAGATGAGTACGAACGGATGAAAAACAGGATTATGGAGGAAATGAAGAAAGTTTTTCGTCCGGAATTCTTAAACAGAATTGAGGAGATTATCGTATTCCATCCTCTGAATGAGGAACAGCTCAAGGAAATAGTCTCCCTGATGGTAAACAGTTTGGCCAAACGCCTTCTCCAACAAGGGATTACTGTGGAGGTTACAGACAAAGCCAAAGAGGTTATCGCCAAGGAGGGATATAATCCTACCTATGGCGCACGACCGCTTCGCCGGGCCATCCAGAATTTAATCGAAGACCGCCTTTCTGAGGAAATGCTGAAAGGAACTTTCAAGAAAGGGCAGAAAGTCGTCGTAGACGCGGAAGAAGGACAGATAGTGGTTAGGGTAGCAGTTACCCAATAG
- a CDS encoding CtsR family transcriptional regulator: protein MSLAKRIEEYIKRLLQEENVIEIQRSELAEEFQCVPSQINYVLSTRFTPAQGYLVESRRGGGGYLRIIKLSWDKLSQKEIQDVYSSFGDSLDQWEAEGILRRLKEEDILTDREYYMLKAIISRDTLQISLPERDFIRLRILQAALTAISRDDL from the coding sequence ATGAGTCTTGCTAAGAGAATAGAGGAATATATAAAAAGATTACTGCAAGAGGAAAATGTTATAGAAATTCAGCGCAGCGAGCTGGCGGAAGAATTCCAATGTGTTCCCTCGCAGATCAACTATGTCCTTAGCACCCGTTTTACGCCCGCCCAGGGTTATTTAGTAGAGAGTCGCCGTGGGGGAGGAGGCTATTTACGTATTATTAAACTCTCGTGGGATAAACTTTCCCAGAAAGAAATACAAGATGTATATTCCAGTTTCGGTGACAGTCTGGACCAGTGGGAAGCAGAGGGCATTCTTCGTCGCCTCAAAGAGGAGGATATTCTAACGGACCGGGAATATTATATGTTGAAGGCAATAATCAGCCGGGATACGTTACAAATTTCACTGCCGGAACGGGACTTTATTCGACTGAGGATCTTACAGGCTGCTTTAACAGCTATTTCCCGGGACGATCTATAA
- a CDS encoding UvrB/UvrC motif-containing protein, with protein MYCQKCEQRPATVHITHFINGKKQETHLCEICAQEEQISIGIPQIAFNTFNDFLGSFFTQPAVTDKKINVEACPACRTPYHKIAERGRVGCSECYRHFSLQLDPLIKKVHGNNTHTGKIPKRMGESFRLKRELEELKEKLKSAVEREEYEKAAGIRDRIKELEKEMDGGEVSHD; from the coding sequence ATGTACTGTCAAAAGTGTGAACAAAGACCGGCCACCGTGCATATTACTCATTTTATAAATGGAAAAAAGCAGGAAACTCATCTCTGCGAAATATGTGCACAGGAAGAGCAGATTAGCATCGGGATACCGCAAATAGCCTTTAATACCTTTAACGATTTTTTGGGTTCTTTTTTTACCCAACCCGCCGTAACCGATAAAAAAATAAATGTGGAGGCATGTCCCGCCTGCAGGACACCCTATCATAAAATTGCTGAAAGGGGCCGTGTAGGCTGCAGTGAATGCTATCGGCACTTTTCTCTCCAATTGGATCCGCTTATTAAAAAGGTTCATGGGAATAATACTCACACCGGTAAAATTCCTAAACGGATGGGCGAATCCTTTAGACTAAAGAGAGAACTTGAAGAGCTTAAGGAAAAATTAAAGTCGGCTGTAGAACGGGAAGAATATGAAAAAGCTGCCGGCATCCGTGATAGGATCAAAGAACTTGAGAAGGAGATGGATGGAGGTGAGGTTTCCCATGATTGA
- the lysS gene encoding lysine--tRNA ligase, whose amino-acid sequence MQVRLEKLHELESKGINPFGERFPRTHQAVDILNNFADLEGKDVTIAGRILSKRDMGKASFAHIQDFSGRIQIYARLNDVGAETYELFTRLDIGDIIGVTGHVFKTQKGEITVHAKSLTLLTKSLRPLPEKWHGLKDVELRYRQRYLDLIVNPEVKQVFILRSKIIAAMRRYLDGQGFLEVETPTMHAISGGASARPFITHHNTLDIDLYMRIALELHLKRLIVGGMEKVYEIGRVFRNEGISTRHNPEFTMMELYQAYADYHDMMNLTENMIAYIAQEVLGTTKVSYQGTEIDLTPPWPRITMVDAVKKYAGVDFTLIGNDEEARKAAQQLGIHVSQDVTKGSILNEIFEEKVEQHLVQPTFILDYPIEISPLAKRKKDDPDFTYRFELFITGREFGNAFSELNDPIDQRERFMKQMEQRAKGDEEAQMMDEDFVRALEVGMPPTGGLGIGVDRLIMLLTDSPSIRDVILFPTLRPRDDI is encoded by the coding sequence ATGCAGGTGCGTTTAGAAAAACTTCATGAACTAGAAAGTAAAGGCATCAACCCCTTTGGTGAGAGGTTCCCGAGAACTCATCAGGCGGTGGATATCTTAAATAATTTCGCTGATTTAGAAGGCAAAGATGTGACCATTGCAGGCCGGATCTTGTCTAAACGGGATATGGGCAAGGCATCTTTTGCCCATATTCAAGACTTTTCCGGTCGGATCCAGATCTATGCTCGTCTTAATGATGTGGGAGCAGAAACCTACGAACTTTTTACCCGGCTGGATATCGGTGATATTATCGGAGTGACTGGTCATGTCTTTAAGACCCAGAAGGGTGAAATTACGGTTCATGCCAAATCCCTTACTTTGTTGACTAAATCCTTAAGACCGTTACCCGAGAAGTGGCACGGACTTAAAGATGTGGAATTAAGATACCGGCAGCGGTATTTAGATTTAATCGTGAATCCTGAAGTTAAACAAGTTTTTATTCTGCGCAGTAAAATTATTGCGGCTATGCGCCGCTATCTGGATGGACAAGGTTTCCTGGAAGTGGAGACACCCACCATGCATGCTATTTCCGGTGGTGCCAGTGCCCGCCCTTTCATCACTCACCACAATACTCTAGATATAGACTTATATATGAGGATCGCTCTAGAACTCCATCTTAAAAGACTTATTGTGGGTGGCATGGAAAAAGTCTATGAGATTGGCCGGGTCTTCCGTAATGAGGGTATTTCCACCAGGCACAATCCTGAATTTACGATGATGGAACTCTACCAGGCCTATGCCGATTATCATGACATGATGAATTTGACAGAAAATATGATTGCCTACATTGCCCAGGAGGTTCTGGGAACAACGAAAGTCTCTTACCAGGGAACAGAAATAGATCTTACTCCGCCTTGGCCGCGTATTACTATGGTTGATGCGGTGAAAAAATATGCTGGTGTAGATTTTACCCTTATTGGTAACGATGAAGAAGCCCGTAAAGCGGCCCAACAATTGGGTATTCATGTTTCTCAGGATGTCACTAAGGGTTCTATCCTCAATGAAATTTTCGAAGAAAAAGTGGAGCAACATCTTGTTCAACCTACCTTTATTCTAGATTATCCCATTGAGATTTCACCTTTAGCCAAACGTAAAAAGGACGATCCCGATTTTACTTACCGTTTTGAGTTATTCATTACCGGCCGGGAATTTGGCAATGCCTTCTCGGAACTTAACGACCCTATTGACCAGCGGGAACGGTTTATGAAACAGATGGAGCAGCGGGCTAAAGGTGATGAAGAGGCCCAAATGATGGACGAAGATTTTGTGAGAGCTCTTGAAGTAGGTATGCCACCTACAGGTGGTTTGGGTATCGGTGTTGACCGTTTGATTATGCTGCTTACGGATTCACCATCTATAAGAGATGTTATTCTTTTTCCGACTTTACGTCCCCGGGATGATATTTAG
- a CDS encoding NAD(P)-binding domain-containing protein produces the protein MNAKRYRVRKNLLGGLLMEVKSVAVIGAGRMGSLIASKLPTEMKKIVIDKDRDKAREVAEQVEAEYSDKIEMAAAADMIMMVLPTPTIKEMVGKLMDVVKDGTTILNMATTAQIEPAMVLNNRDIAIIDTKIIGHAKEIFRGEPAIIVVNTADEARFAAIANVLKKFYKVVQGDSSLVETINSLASSEGIKAAVAIRKKLQTLNVDNDWINVAIRTVCAGTMKAFTEDDLGHFARELVKKLEQED, from the coding sequence ATAAATGCTAAAAGATACCGGGTCAGAAAAAACTTACTAGGAGGTTTGTTAATGGAAGTAAAAAGTGTTGCTGTTATTGGAGCAGGCCGCATGGGATCATTGATTGCCAGTAAGTTACCTACAGAAATGAAAAAAATTGTGATAGATAAGGATAGGGATAAAGCCCGTGAAGTGGCGGAGCAAGTAGAGGCAGAGTATAGCGATAAGATTGAGATGGCCGCCGCTGCCGATATGATCATGATGGTTTTACCTACTCCTACTATCAAAGAAATGGTTGGAAAATTAATGGACGTTGTAAAAGATGGAACCACAATTTTAAATATGGCTACCACTGCACAGATTGAACCAGCTATGGTACTTAATAACCGGGATATCGCAATAATTGATACAAAAATTATCGGTCATGCTAAAGAGATCTTCCGCGGTGAACCTGCCATTATTGTAGTTAATACTGCTGATGAAGCAAGATTTGCAGCCATTGCTAATGTCTTAAAGAAGTTTTATAAAGTAGTCCAGGGCGACAGCTCTTTAGTGGAAACCATTAATTCCCTTGCTTCTTCTGAAGGTATTAAAGCTGCGGTAGCTATTCGTAAAAAATTACAAACCCTTAATGTTGATAATGATTGGATTAATGTGGCTATTCGTACAGTTTGTGCAGGGACAATGAAAGCCTTCACCGAAGACGATTTAGGTCATTTTGCCCGGGAACTGGTAAAAAAGCTGGAACAAGAAGATTAA
- the radA gene encoding DNA repair protein RadA, producing the protein MSKQKYKYVCQQCSYEASRWLGKCPECGAWNSLVEETIEKKTVAGIQKNGGVRPEPLAQIKPLGVERLDLGMAEFNRVLGGGLVPGTVVLLAGDPGIGKSTLLLQSASYAAQKLNKVFYISGEESAQQIKMRAARVGLDNSNLWLWSETDLDAIEAEIRESLPSLVIVDSIQTIYSAELNSGPGSVSQIREGTTRLLNLAKTLNIPVIIVGHVTKDGMIAGPRVLEHMVDTVLYFEGERHYQYRILRAIKNRFGSTFELGVFEMKNEGLTEVTNPSQAFLAERPLFSPGSVVAACMEGSRPLLVEIQALVSQSSFGQPRRMTTGTDNNRVNLIMAVLEKRVGLNLNFQDAYVNIVGGIKILEPALDLSIALAIASSLKNTPCLSGLAVMGEIGLTGEIRGVPYVYKRLQEAKKLGFKCCLLPAGNVEEKVSGLELLEVKTVREAIDAALA; encoded by the coding sequence TTGTCTAAACAAAAGTATAAATATGTCTGCCAGCAATGCAGCTACGAAGCTTCCCGCTGGCTGGGAAAATGTCCGGAGTGTGGTGCCTGGAACAGTTTAGTAGAGGAGACAATAGAAAAAAAGACAGTAGCAGGTATCCAGAAGAATGGAGGAGTACGGCCCGAACCTCTGGCCCAGATCAAGCCCCTGGGAGTTGAGCGGTTGGACCTGGGAATGGCGGAATTTAACAGGGTTTTAGGAGGTGGTTTAGTACCTGGCACTGTTGTCCTCCTGGCTGGAGATCCCGGTATAGGCAAGTCTACGCTCCTGTTACAATCTGCATCTTATGCAGCACAGAAATTAAATAAGGTATTTTATATCTCCGGGGAAGAATCAGCCCAACAAATTAAAATGCGGGCAGCCCGGGTGGGTCTGGATAATAGTAATCTCTGGCTGTGGTCGGAAACTGACCTGGATGCCATTGAGGCGGAAATAAGAGAGTCTCTGCCTTCACTGGTTATCGTGGATTCTATCCAGACCATTTATTCCGCGGAACTGAACTCCGGACCAGGCAGTGTCAGCCAGATTAGAGAAGGTACAACCCGCCTTTTGAACCTTGCCAAGACCCTTAATATCCCTGTAATCATTGTAGGACACGTGACAAAGGATGGTATGATTGCTGGACCCCGTGTTTTAGAACATATGGTAGATACGGTTTTATATTTTGAAGGAGAACGCCATTACCAGTACAGGATTCTCCGGGCCATTAAAAACCGTTTTGGTTCTACTTTTGAACTTGGTGTCTTTGAGATGAAAAATGAGGGTTTAACAGAAGTAACCAACCCATCTCAGGCTTTTTTAGCGGAAAGGCCACTCTTTTCCCCCGGTTCAGTGGTAGCTGCTTGTATGGAAGGGTCAAGACCGCTTTTAGTGGAAATACAGGCTTTAGTGAGCCAGAGTTCCTTTGGCCAGCCCAGGCGGATGACCACAGGGACCGATAACAATCGCGTAAATCTAATCATGGCTGTTTTGGAAAAACGAGTAGGCCTCAACCTAAACTTTCAAGATGCTTACGTCAACATTGTGGGGGGGATTAAAATTTTAGAGCCTGCCCTGGATTTATCTATAGCCCTGGCCATTGCTTCCAGTTTAAAAAATACTCCCTGTTTGTCGGGTTTAGCCGTTATGGGAGAAATAGGCTTAACGGGAGAGATAAGAGGGGTTCCTTATGTTTATAAGCGCTTACAGGAGGCAAAGAAACTGGGCTTTAAATGCTGCCTTCTTCCGGCGGGTAACGTAGAGGAGAAAGTGTCAGGCTTAGAATTGCTGGAAGTAAAAACAGTGAGAGAGGCCATTGACGCGGCTTTGGCATAA